One window of the Camelina sativa cultivar DH55 chromosome 1, Cs, whole genome shotgun sequence genome contains the following:
- the LOC104786752 gene encoding septum-promoting GTP-binding protein 1-like, with translation MAQSCLKIVRINNLRNRVNRRILILRRFTRLLWSRIVACTPGKSRRYLLLSRALPSPNVSRPSLSPPQIPAVDVVVVGGGGVGGELVRRSSVVYEQHDKGHRRSDSDLVSLKISLLGDPEIGKTSFLAKYVGEEKEVVEMRELEQGINCTDKTLYMGEARISYSIWELEGAERSRDQIPVACKDSVAILFMFDLTSRCTLNSVISWYQQARKSNQTAIPVMVGTKFDEFIQLPIDLQWTIASQARTYAKALNATLFFSSASYNINVNKIFKFVTAKLFDLPWTVERNLTIGEPIIDF, from the exons ATGGCTCAGTCTTGTCTTAAGATTGTTCGGATCAACAATCTAAGGAACAGAGTGAATCGTCGGATATTGATTCTCCGACGATTCACTCGTTTGTTATGGAGTAGGATCGTCGCTTGTACCCCTGGTAAATCCAGGAGATACTTGTTGCTTTCTCGCGCTCTTCCATCTCCGAATGTTTCTcgtccttctctttctcctcctcAGATCCCCGCCGTGGATGTCGTCGTcgtcggtggtggtggtgttggtGGTGAGCTTGTTCGTCGATCTTCCGTGGTGTACGAGCAACACGATAAGGGTCATAGGAGATCGGATTCTGATCTTGTTTCTTTAAAGATTAGTCTCTTAGGAGATCCAGAAATCGGAAAAACTAGCTTCCTG GCGAAATATGTTGGTGAAGAGAAAGAAGTAGTAGAAATGAGAGAATTGGAGCAAGGGATCAATTGTACGGACAAGACGTTATACATGGGAGAGGCTCGCATTTCATATAGTATTTGGGAATTAGAAG GGGCTGAGAGATCAAGAGATCAGATCCCAGTGGCTTGCAAGGATTCTGTAGCGATTCTCTTTATGTTTGATCTAACCAGTCGTTGCACGCTTAATAGTGTGATTAGCTGGTATCAACAAGCTAGGAAGTCTAAtcag ACGGCGATTCCAGTTATGGTAGGAACCAAGTTTGATGAGTTTATTCAGCTTCCTATTGATCTACAATGGACTATTGCTAGCCAG GCGAGAACATACGCGAAGGCGCTAAACGCGACGCTCTTCTTCTCGAGTGCTTCTTATAACATAAACGTGAATAAGATCTTTAAGTTTGTGACGGCGAAGCTCTTTGATTTACCGTGGACAGTGGAGCGCAACCTCACTATCGGAGAACCAATCATCGACTTCTAG